A single genomic interval of Cucumis sativus cultivar 9930 chromosome 5, Cucumber_9930_V3, whole genome shotgun sequence harbors:
- the LOC101211009 gene encoding probable xyloglucan endotransglucosylase/hydrolase protein 28 has translation MGFSSFTFLSFLLLLPFSSPSPSPSNLPILSFHEAYNHLFGDANLLLLNHGKSVHLHLDERTGAGFLSQDLYLHGFFSASIKLPADYTAGVVVAFYMSNGDMFENNHDEIDFEFLGNIRGKEWRVQTNIYGNGSTNVGREERYGLWFDPAEDFHQYSILWTDSRIIFYVDEVPIREVKRTASMGGEFPSKPMTLYATIWDGSSWATNGGKYKVNYKYAPYIAEFSEFVLHGCTVDPIEQVFPKCDLTQISEASIPNNITTAKRTKMESFRRKHMTYSYCYDHLRYKIPPAECVLDPQEAKRLQRFDPVTFGRGRRHHAKHRHSSQAEFTSV, from the exons ATgggtttctcttctttcaccttcctctcttttctcctcctccttcccttttcttctccttctccttctccttcaaATCTCCCAATCCTTTCCTTCCATGAAGCCTATAATCACTTGTTCGGCGATGCCAATCTCCTCCTTCTCAACCATGGAAAATCTGTTCATCTTCATTTAGATGAACGAACAG gGGCTGGATTTCTCTCTCAGGATCTCTATCTTCATGGATTCTTTAGTGCTTCCATTAAATTGCCTGCTGATTATACTGCTGGTGTTGTGGTTGCTTTTTAT ATGTCGAATGGCGATATGTTCGAGAACAACCACGACGAGattgattttgagtttttagGGAACATCAGAGGTAAAGAATGGAGGGTTCAGACTAATATTTACGGCAATGGGAGCACGAATGTTGGCAGAGAAGAAAGATATGGTCTCTGGTTTGATCCAGCTGAAGATTTCCATCAGTACAGCATTCTTTGGACTGATTCTCGCATTAT ATTTTATGTGGATGAAGTTCCTATAAGAGAGGTTAAAAGAACAGCTTCAATGGGTGGTGAGTTTCCATCCAAACCAATGACTTTGTATGCAACAATTTGGGATGGATCAAGCTGGGCTACCAATGGAGGCAAATACAAAGTAAACTACAAATATGCTCCCTATATTGCTGAGTTCTCTGAATTCGTATTGCACGGTTGCACAGTTGATCCGATTGAACAAGTCTTCCCCAAGTGTGACCTTACACAGATCTCCGAAGCTTCCATCCCCAATAACATCACAACGgctaaaagaacaaaaatggagaGTTTTAGGAGGAAGCACATGACATACTCATACTGCTATGATCATCTTAGATACAAGATCCCCCCTGCAGAATGTGTTCTTGATCCTCAAGAAGCCAAACGACTCCAAAGGTTCGACCCTGTAACGTTTGGAAGAGGGCGGCGACACCATGCGAAACATCGTCACTCTAGCCAGGCAGAGTTTACTTCCGTTTGA